TGACGTTCTAGAGAGGTTTAAGGATTACGTTGAAGATACGTGGCAGAATCGCTTCAGGATTTACGAGTACGCCTTGAAGGTCAGGAAGGGGTTTGACGGCTGGATAGTTTACAAGAGGATTGCGGAGTATGTTGAATCCACGTATAAGGATGTTCGCGTGGGCTACAGTGGCTACGCAATACATTTAATGCCTAAAGGGGTGGATAAGGGTGTTGCAGTGAAATACATCCTGGATCGAATGAGCATCAGCCCTGATGAGGCTGCAGGGGTTGGGGACAGCGTGATGGATGCTGAAATCATGAAGCATGTTGGCTACAAGGTCGCCGTGGGGAATGCTGACGAGGGGTTGAAAAAAGTTTGCAATATCGTCCTTGATAAGCCGAGCTCCAAGGGTGTCTTGGATTTTGCCAGGAAGATTATTGAGGGTGCTGTGTAGTTGAAAAAACTAGTATTGTTCGACCTAGACGGGACTTTGGTGGATAGTGAGGATTTCATAGTCTGGTCTTTTCTCGAGGCTGGGAGAAGGCTCGGCGTGGAGGTTGATCCTGAAAGAGTAAGGAGGATGATTGGCTATCCGCTGGACAGTGTTCTCGAAGAAGTGTTTGAACCCGGGAGCATTAACCTTGAGGAGTTCAAGAGGGTGAGGAAGCGCATCGTTGAGGAGAACTGGAGGAGCATGGTGAGAATTTTTCCGGATGTTTTAGAGACTCTAGAATACTTGAAGGGGAAAGGATACATCCTCGGCGTCGCCTCCTCGAGCGTGACATCAAGA
This is a stretch of genomic DNA from Thermosphaera aggregans DSM 11486. It encodes these proteins:
- a CDS encoding phosphoglycolate phosphatase; the protein is MSRIRIMFIDVDGTITEGRDTYLLDLELVSVLRKLTSRGVYVSIVSSNALPVVIGLSRYLGFNGPVTGESGSIIYYDKWGIVELAGSPTRHVYVDVLERFKDYVEDTWQNRFRIYEYALKVRKGFDGWIVYKRIAEYVESTYKDVRVGYSGYAIHLMPKGVDKGVAVKYILDRMSISPDEAAGVGDSVMDAEIMKHVGYKVAVGNADEGLKKVCNIVLDKPSSKGVLDFARKIIEGAV
- a CDS encoding HAD family hydrolase, giving the protein MKKLVLFDLDGTLVDSEDFIVWSFLEAGRRLGVEVDPERVRRMIGYPLDSVLEEVFEPGSINLEEFKRVRKRIVEENWRSMVRIFPDVLETLEYLKGKGYILGVASSSVTSRINAFLEFFRLKEFFQVVSGVEEGVRGKPEPDVILRAVVWVGVSPRDAVYVGDRVVDCIASRGAGVDFILVERSTYSSITECEPVLTVKSLKELTRLL